One segment of Niveibacterium microcysteis DNA contains the following:
- a CDS encoding FimV/HubP family polar landmark protein, giving the protein MKTTLRASIIAAAIAALPFGASAAGLGRLNVFSGLGQPLRAEVEVTGTAEELDSLSAKLASPEAFRRANIEYAPQLSALRLSIEKKGAGAVVKVASDRPFSEPFVDLLLELNWTGGRLMREYTFLLDPVDEGTKAAAPQVSAPIAKPLEPATPVSKRKEKAEKVERAERPTKSAETAPAKPKTDIPGSEYTVRSGDSLTSIAARTKASDVSLEQMLAALYSANESAFPGGDINRLKTGQILKVPESSAAKELSASEARRILSAPSANFGAYRQKAAAAVADSKAKESAAQQSSSGKITPKVEDAAKAQEAKDQLKISKSQVSKDAGKADPKSAGRIQALEEDLVARERALKEATERVAALEKNVKDLQKLVDLKNQNLADLQKQAAAAKAEPAKPAADKAPAPEAAKPEPVPTKPAVEQSVAVESVQSAPAEAPVVAASAPAEVAPKPAPKPVPKKVAPPPPPPVVEEPGFFASLLENPAAVGGLAAVLGLGGFLAYRSRKPKRNVGPDTTALNATQTGTESVIGPAGGQTVDTGSSVLPTDFSQSGLTSIDADEGVDPVAEADVYMAYGRDAQAEEILLDALKSDPSRTAIHVKLLEIYSQRKSLKQFENIATDLYTQTGGVGTDWVRAADLGTKLDPDNPLYRSLTKVAATAAEPAMLDELSFVEAGNATVETPQEFEFEPAADVAEEEPAALEFTPADQSPAAPAFAAASPSQMQTTWTMPGEIGQITRTLEGESPAAAEAAAGSSDDLGLDFNLDIDMVPGEEVGSAPEAESLPDLSAADFSAAEAKLSTTNLGASPEQPMTLDLDGFDSGAPSHDDIAVASAVAPQHEAVVDLEKTNFEGGLLDFDFDVDRSPQTLASEAPALDLSGIDLDLPPQAAPEPIRQSDVDTHPELPMTEDDLEVGDEVNTKLELARAYEEMRDFEGAKELLEEVMQEGTSAQKDAAEAMLARLS; this is encoded by the coding sequence ATGAAGACGACTCTCCGTGCCTCCATCATCGCGGCCGCAATCGCGGCGTTGCCATTTGGCGCTTCAGCCGCAGGTCTCGGCCGGCTGAACGTTTTCAGCGGTCTTGGTCAACCGCTTCGCGCGGAAGTCGAGGTGACCGGCACGGCGGAGGAGTTGGACTCCTTGAGTGCCAAGCTTGCGTCGCCTGAAGCTTTCCGACGGGCGAACATCGAATACGCGCCTCAGCTCAGCGCGCTGCGGCTTTCAATTGAGAAGAAGGGCGCTGGCGCGGTCGTCAAGGTTGCCAGCGATCGTCCCTTCAGCGAGCCGTTTGTCGATCTGCTGCTGGAACTCAATTGGACTGGTGGTCGGTTGATGCGCGAGTACACCTTCCTCCTCGATCCGGTGGATGAAGGCACAAAGGCCGCTGCTCCTCAGGTTTCTGCGCCGATCGCAAAACCGCTGGAGCCAGCCACCCCGGTTTCGAAACGGAAGGAAAAGGCTGAGAAGGTTGAGCGTGCGGAGCGTCCGACGAAATCGGCCGAGACCGCCCCTGCGAAACCGAAGACCGATATTCCTGGTTCGGAATACACCGTACGCAGTGGCGACTCGCTGACTTCTATTGCGGCCCGAACCAAGGCAAGCGACGTCAGCCTTGAACAGATGCTGGCTGCGCTGTATTCGGCTAACGAGTCGGCATTTCCTGGTGGTGACATCAATCGCCTGAAGACGGGTCAAATTCTGAAGGTGCCTGAATCCTCGGCAGCGAAGGAATTGTCCGCTTCCGAAGCACGTCGAATCCTGTCGGCACCATCAGCTAATTTCGGTGCTTACCGGCAGAAGGCCGCGGCAGCCGTCGCTGACAGCAAGGCCAAGGAGAGCGCGGCGCAACAATCGTCGTCGGGCAAGATTACGCCGAAGGTCGAGGACGCAGCTAAGGCGCAAGAAGCCAAGGATCAACTGAAGATCTCCAAGAGCCAGGTGTCGAAGGACGCAGGCAAGGCCGATCCGAAGTCTGCTGGCCGTATCCAGGCTCTGGAAGAGGACTTGGTCGCGCGGGAGCGTGCGCTTAAGGAAGCGACGGAACGCGTTGCCGCACTTGAAAAGAACGTCAAGGATCTTCAGAAGCTGGTCGATTTGAAGAACCAGAATCTGGCGGATCTTCAAAAACAAGCCGCTGCTGCCAAGGCTGAGCCGGCCAAGCCCGCGGCCGATAAGGCGCCTGCACCTGAAGCCGCAAAGCCTGAGCCCGTGCCAACCAAGCCCGCGGTCGAGCAGTCGGTCGCTGTTGAGTCTGTTCAGTCGGCACCGGCGGAGGCGCCCGTCGTTGCTGCCAGTGCGCCGGCCGAAGTCGCGCCTAAGCCCGCTCCGAAGCCAGTGCCGAAGAAAGTCGCACCGCCGCCACCCCCGCCGGTCGTTGAGGAGCCAGGTTTCTTCGCGTCGTTGCTGGAGAACCCGGCAGCCGTGGGTGGTCTGGCGGCTGTGCTGGGTCTGGGTGGCTTCCTCGCTTATCGCTCACGGAAGCCCAAGCGCAATGTTGGCCCCGATACCACTGCTTTGAATGCTACTCAAACGGGTACCGAGTCCGTTATTGGACCGGCGGGTGGCCAAACAGTCGATACGGGTAGCAGTGTTCTCCCGACTGATTTCAGTCAGTCCGGTCTGACGTCGATCGACGCTGATGAGGGCGTTGATCCGGTCGCGGAAGCTGACGTCTACATGGCCTATGGTCGTGACGCGCAAGCGGAAGAAATCCTGCTTGATGCACTGAAGTCCGATCCCAGCCGTACGGCTATCCACGTCAAGTTGCTGGAGATCTACTCGCAGCGCAAGAGCCTCAAGCAGTTCGAAAACATTGCGACCGATCTGTATACGCAGACCGGCGGGGTTGGCACCGACTGGGTTCGTGCGGCGGATCTCGGTACCAAGCTGGATCCGGATAATCCGCTCTATCGTTCGCTGACCAAGGTGGCAGCTACCGCGGCAGAGCCCGCGATGCTCGACGAGCTGTCCTTCGTCGAGGCTGGCAACGCAACCGTCGAAACGCCGCAGGAGTTCGAGTTTGAACCGGCTGCTGACGTTGCAGAGGAAGAGCCGGCCGCACTGGAGTTTACGCCGGCGGATCAGTCGCCCGCCGCGCCGGCCTTTGCTGCGGCGTCCCCGTCGCAAATGCAGACGACTTGGACGATGCCCGGGGAGATCGGGCAGATTACTCGCACGCTGGAAGGCGAGTCCCCTGCTGCTGCTGAGGCAGCGGCGGGTTCGTCGGATGATCTTGGTCTGGACTTCAATCTCGACATCGACATGGTGCCGGGTGAGGAGGTTGGTTCTGCTCCCGAGGCTGAGTCGCTGCCGGATCTGAGCGCGGCGGATTTCTCGGCAGCCGAAGCGAAGCTGTCCACAACAAATCTTGGCGCCTCGCCCGAACAGCCGATGACTTTGGATCTGGACGGATTTGATTCCGGCGCACCTTCGCACGACGACATCGCAGTGGCTTCCGCTGTGGCGCCGCAACATGAAGCGGTGGTTGATCTGGAAAAAACGAACTTCGAAGGTGGTCTGCTCGACTTTGATTTTGACGTCGATCGCTCGCCGCAAACGCTGGCTTCGGAAGCCCCCGCGCTTGATTTGTCTGGGATTGACCTTGATTTGCCCCCTCAGGCGGCGCCTGAGCCCATTCGTCAGTCGGATGTGGATACCCATCCGGAACTTCCGATGACAGAGGACGATCTCGAAGTTGGCGATGAAGTGAATACCAAGCTGGAGCTTGCTCGGGCCTACGAAGAGATGCGCGATTTTGAAGGCGCAAAGGAACTGCTTGAGGAAGTGATGCAGGAAGGTACCAGCGCCCAGAAGGATGCTGCCGAGGCGATGCTTGCCCGCCTGTCCTGA
- the asd gene encoding aspartate-semialdehyde dehydrogenase: MRVGFVGWRGMVGSVLMQRMREEKDFELIEPVFFTTSNVGGKGPDVGRDLPPLKDASSVDELKAMDVIITCQGGDYTTDVYPKLRAAGWNGYWIDAASTMRMDDDAVIILDPVNRNVIDAALAKGVKNYIGGNCTNSILLMGVGGLFRDGLVEWVSSMTYQAASGGGANHMRELLKGMGVVHGAVADDLATPSSAILEIDRKVAKAIREDVPTEFFGAPLAGGLIPWIDKQLDNGQSKEEWKGQAEVNKILGTASTIPVDGLCVRIGAMRCHSLALTLKLKKDLPLAEIESIIKSGNQWVKWVPNDREVSVKELTPASITGGLEVGVGRVRKLNMGPEYLSAFVIGDQLLWGAAEPLRRMLRILLGR; this comes from the coding sequence ATGCGAGTCGGATTTGTCGGTTGGCGCGGCATGGTCGGTTCCGTGCTGATGCAGCGTATGCGTGAGGAAAAGGACTTCGAGCTGATCGAGCCGGTGTTCTTTACCACCTCCAATGTCGGCGGCAAGGGGCCGGACGTTGGGCGCGATCTGCCGCCACTCAAGGACGCCTCCAGCGTCGACGAGCTCAAGGCGATGGACGTCATCATTACCTGCCAGGGTGGTGACTACACGACCGATGTCTATCCGAAGCTGCGCGCTGCGGGCTGGAACGGCTACTGGATCGACGCCGCGTCGACGATGCGAATGGATGACGATGCCGTCATCATCCTTGATCCGGTCAATCGCAACGTTATCGATGCGGCCCTGGCAAAGGGCGTGAAGAACTACATCGGCGGCAACTGCACCAACTCCATCCTGCTGATGGGCGTTGGCGGCTTGTTCCGTGATGGCTTGGTGGAATGGGTCTCTTCGATGACCTATCAGGCTGCGAGTGGTGGCGGCGCAAATCACATGCGCGAGCTGCTCAAGGGCATGGGCGTCGTGCATGGTGCAGTGGCTGATGACCTCGCGACGCCGTCGTCCGCAATCCTGGAAATCGATCGCAAAGTTGCCAAGGCAATTCGCGAAGACGTGCCGACGGAATTCTTTGGAGCGCCTCTCGCTGGCGGACTGATTCCGTGGATCGACAAGCAGCTCGATAATGGCCAGTCGAAGGAAGAATGGAAGGGTCAAGCTGAGGTCAACAAGATCCTCGGTACCGCGAGCACGATTCCGGTCGACGGCCTGTGTGTCCGTATCGGCGCGATGCGTTGCCATAGCCTGGCGCTGACACTCAAACTCAAGAAGGATCTGCCGCTCGCCGAGATCGAATCGATCATCAAATCGGGCAACCAGTGGGTGAAGTGGGTGCCGAATGACCGTGAGGTTTCCGTCAAGGAGCTCACGCCAGCGTCGATTACCGGTGGCCTGGAGGTCGGTGTCGGTCGCGTTCGCAAGCTGAACATGGGGCCGGAATACCTCTCCGCCTTCGTAATCGGCGACCAGCTCCTGTGGGGTGCGGCCGAGCCGCTGCGCCGCATGCTGCGTATCCTGCTCGGACGCTAA
- the leuB gene encoding 3-isopropylmalate dehydrogenase, with amino-acid sequence MKVCVLAGDGIGPEIVAEAVRVLEALRSDGLKIEMEPALLGGCAVDAAGVPYPEATQKLAREADAVLLGAVGGPQWDALPRPQRPERGLLGIRKDLQLFANLRPAILYPELANASTLKPEVVSGLDILIVRELTGDIYFGEPRGIEVRDGQRVGWNTMIYSEAEIRRIGKVAFEAARKRNKRVCSVDKMNVLETTQLWRDVMIELSADYPDVELSHMLVDNAAMQLVKAPKQFDVMVTGNMFGDILSDEASMLTGSIGMLPSASLDANNKGLYEPSHGSAPDIAGKGVANPLATILSAAMMLRYSFNNEAAAQCVESAVKKVLAQGYRTGDIWEEGTRRVGTREMGDAVLAAL; translated from the coding sequence ATGAAAGTCTGTGTTCTGGCCGGTGACGGCATCGGCCCGGAAATCGTTGCCGAAGCGGTGCGTGTGCTTGAAGCGCTGCGCAGCGATGGTCTCAAGATCGAAATGGAGCCCGCGCTGCTGGGCGGTTGTGCGGTAGATGCGGCCGGCGTGCCGTATCCGGAGGCGACCCAGAAGCTCGCGCGCGAGGCCGATGCGGTGCTGCTGGGCGCCGTTGGCGGGCCCCAGTGGGATGCATTGCCTCGCCCGCAACGCCCGGAACGTGGCTTGCTGGGCATCCGCAAGGATCTTCAACTTTTTGCCAATCTCCGCCCGGCGATTCTCTATCCGGAGCTCGCAAACGCTTCGACGCTGAAGCCGGAAGTGGTGTCCGGTCTCGATATCCTGATCGTGCGCGAGCTCACCGGCGACATCTACTTTGGTGAGCCACGTGGGATCGAGGTGCGCGACGGTCAGCGCGTTGGCTGGAACACGATGATCTATTCCGAGGCTGAGATTCGCCGTATCGGTAAGGTCGCCTTCGAGGCGGCGCGCAAGCGCAACAAGCGTGTGTGCTCCGTCGACAAGATGAACGTGCTCGAGACGACGCAACTGTGGCGCGATGTGATGATCGAGTTGTCGGCTGATTACCCCGACGTTGAGCTCTCACACATGTTGGTCGACAACGCCGCGATGCAGTTGGTGAAGGCGCCCAAGCAGTTCGACGTCATGGTTACCGGCAACATGTTCGGCGACATCCTGTCCGACGAAGCCTCGATGTTGACGGGTTCGATCGGCATGTTGCCGTCCGCCTCTCTGGATGCGAACAACAAGGGCTTGTACGAGCCCAGCCACGGCTCGGCACCTGACATCGCCGGCAAGGGCGTGGCCAATCCGCTGGCCACCATCCTGTCGGCAGCGATGATGTTGCGCTACAGCTTCAACAATGAAGCGGCCGCACAGTGTGTGGAGAGCGCCGTCAAGAAGGTGCTCGCACAGGGCTATCGCACCGGCGATATCTGGGAAGAGGGCACGCGCCGCGTTGGCACCCGTGAGATGGGTGACGCCGTGCTGGCTGCACTCTGA
- the leuD gene encoding 3-isopropylmalate dehydratase small subunit has product MEKFSVLDGLVAPMDRANVDTDAIIPKQFLKSIKRSGFGPNLFDEWRYMDHGEPGMDNAKRPLNPNFVLNQPRFQGARILLTRDNFGCGSSREHAPWAIEDYGFRALIGTSFADIFFNNCFKNGLLPIKLPAAEVDALFDQVNVTPGYKLRIDLDAQTVTRPDGKVIPFDVDPFRKYCLLNGFDDIGLTLRHADKIREFEARRQAEQPWLFT; this is encoded by the coding sequence ATGGAAAAGTTCTCCGTCCTTGATGGTCTCGTGGCGCCGATGGATCGCGCCAATGTCGATACTGACGCGATCATCCCCAAGCAGTTTCTGAAATCGATCAAACGTTCAGGCTTTGGCCCGAACCTGTTCGACGAATGGCGCTATATGGACCACGGCGAGCCCGGCATGGACAACGCCAAGCGCCCGCTAAATCCGAATTTCGTGCTGAATCAGCCGCGCTTTCAGGGTGCCCGCATCCTGCTGACGCGCGACAATTTCGGTTGCGGCTCATCGCGTGAGCATGCGCCTTGGGCGATCGAAGACTACGGTTTTCGCGCGCTGATCGGCACGAGTTTCGCCGACATCTTTTTCAATAACTGCTTCAAGAACGGCCTGCTGCCGATCAAGCTGCCGGCAGCGGAAGTCGACGCCCTGTTCGATCAGGTTAACGTGACTCCGGGTTACAAGCTTCGGATCGATCTTGATGCGCAAACGGTCACTCGGCCTGATGGCAAGGTGATTCCGTTCGACGTGGATCCGTTCCGCAAATATTGCCTGCTGAACGGTTTTGACGATATCGGCCTGACCTTGCGTCACGCCGACAAGATCCGTGAGTTCGAGGCGCGCCGTCAGGCGGAACAGCCCTGGCTCTTTACCTGA
- a CDS encoding entericidin A/B family lipoprotein: MKILRIFVLALLATSLSACNTVHGFGKDIEKAGEAIQKGSSK; the protein is encoded by the coding sequence ATGAAAATTCTGCGTATTTTCGTTCTCGCGTTGCTCGCAACGTCGCTCTCCGCCTGCAATACCGTGCATGGCTTTGGCAAGGATATCGAGAAGGCCGGCGAAGCCATTCAGAAGGGTTCGAGCAAGTAA
- the leuC gene encoding 3-isopropylmalate dehydratase large subunit produces MALHTLYEKLWNSHVVHVEDDGTALIYIDRHLVHEVTSPQAFEGLKLAGRKAWRVGSIVATADHNTPTNDWASGIKDPISRLQVETLDANIRAVGAKAYFPFKDARQGIVHVIGPENGATLPGMTVVCGDSHTSTHGAFACLAHGIGTSEVEHVMATQCLLQKKSRTLLIKVDGPLGKGVSAKDIVLHVIGRIGTAGGTGYAMEFGGSTIRALSMEGRMTLCNMAIEAGARAGLVGVDDVTIEYLRGRDFAPKGDHWDQAVAYWRTLVSDHGAQFDRVVEIDARQIQPQVTWGTSPEMVTTIDGLVPDPEKETDPVRREGYGRALQYMGLTPRMPITSIAIDKVFIGSCTNSRIEDLREAAAVARGRRIADNVKLALVVPGSGLVKRQAEAEGLDKIFKAAGFEWREPGCSMCLAMNADRLEPGERCASTSNRNFEGRQGPGGRTHLVSPAMAAAAAIAGRFVDVREIL; encoded by the coding sequence ATGGCACTGCACACGCTTTACGAAAAACTCTGGAACAGTCATGTCGTCCACGTCGAGGACGACGGTACGGCATTGATCTATATCGATCGCCATCTCGTGCATGAGGTGACCAGCCCGCAGGCCTTTGAGGGGCTCAAGCTGGCTGGTCGTAAAGCGTGGCGGGTTGGCTCGATCGTCGCGACCGCGGATCACAACACCCCGACCAACGACTGGGCGAGCGGGATCAAGGATCCGATCTCACGCCTTCAGGTTGAAACGCTGGACGCGAATATTCGCGCAGTTGGCGCCAAAGCCTACTTCCCGTTCAAGGATGCTCGCCAAGGCATCGTGCACGTGATCGGGCCGGAGAACGGCGCCACGCTGCCGGGGATGACGGTCGTTTGCGGCGATTCGCACACGTCGACCCACGGTGCATTCGCTTGCCTGGCACATGGCATCGGCACGTCGGAAGTCGAGCATGTGATGGCGACGCAGTGCCTGCTGCAGAAGAAATCGAGAACCCTGCTGATCAAGGTCGATGGGCCGCTGGGTAAGGGCGTCTCGGCCAAAGATATCGTGCTTCACGTCATCGGCCGAATTGGCACTGCAGGTGGTACCGGCTACGCCATGGAATTCGGCGGTTCGACCATCCGTGCGCTGTCGATGGAAGGGCGGATGACGTTGTGCAACATGGCGATCGAGGCGGGCGCACGCGCCGGTCTGGTCGGCGTTGATGACGTCACGATTGAATACTTGCGTGGCCGTGATTTCGCCCCGAAGGGGGATCACTGGGATCAGGCCGTGGCGTACTGGCGCACACTGGTGTCAGACCACGGCGCTCAGTTCGACCGCGTCGTCGAGATCGATGCGCGGCAGATTCAGCCGCAAGTCACCTGGGGCACGTCTCCCGAGATGGTGACCACGATCGACGGCCTGGTGCCCGATCCGGAGAAGGAAACCGATCCGGTGCGCCGCGAGGGTTACGGCCGCGCGCTGCAATACATGGGTTTGACGCCACGTATGCCGATCACCTCCATCGCGATCGACAAGGTTTTCATCGGGTCCTGCACGAACTCGCGTATCGAAGATCTGCGTGAGGCCGCAGCGGTTGCACGCGGCAGACGCATCGCAGACAACGTCAAGCTTGCGCTGGTCGTGCCGGGCTCGGGTTTGGTGAAGCGTCAGGCTGAAGCGGAAGGGCTCGACAAGATCTTCAAGGCGGCCGGCTTTGAATGGCGTGAGCCGGGTTGTTCGATGTGTCTCGCGATGAACGCGGACCGGCTGGAGCCGGGTGAGCGGTGCGCATCCACGTCCAATCGCAACTTCGAAGGTCGTCAAGGGCCGGGTGGGCGTACTCACTTGGTGAGCCCGGCCATGGCCGCGGCGGCGGCAATTGCTGGTCGCTTCGTCGACGTCCGCGAAATTCTCTGA